A window of the Corythoichthys intestinalis isolate RoL2023-P3 chromosome 6, ASM3026506v1, whole genome shotgun sequence genome harbors these coding sequences:
- the alp3 gene encoding alkaline phosphatase, tissue-nonspecific isozyme — protein MEPSKMSTMALFLLVVFGITVAKVEEENPEFWRSQAKKTLQTALNRTLNTNVAKNILFFLGDGMGITTYTAARILKGQLQNNTGEETVMTMDTFPHVGLAKTYSVDFQIADSAATATAYLCGVKTNLNTIGVSAAARNGICKSQKGNEVTSILKWAKDAGKSVGIVTTTRVQHATPATSYAHSASRKWYCDADMPASAKKDGCADIASQLLNNTDIDVIIGGGRKYMTPRGTKDPEYPRDYSSRGKRQDKRNLISEWLNQKTGKVAHYVWNKTDFDAVDPGTTDYLMALFEPGDLRYEAERDPNMDPSIIETTEKAIRILRKNPRGFFLLVEGGRIDQAHHDGRAYMALHEAVALDSAIAKGLELTNEEETLTIVMADHSHPFTFNGYPFRGQSILGKSPLWAKDMLPYTTLMYGNGPGHKTTNGTRPDIRNVNTKTKEYIQLSAVPTASATHSGEDVAVLARGPMAHLFHGVQEQNYIAHAMAYAACVGADQRHCRGQTTPALVHTTFNNNYNSAGGAQSSVALISGLLGATLLALNELI, from the exons ATGGAGCCATCAAAAATGTCCACCATGGCTCTTTTCCTGCTTGTGGTGTTTGGAATAACTGTGGCCAAAG TCGAAGAAGAGAACCCAGAGTTCTGGAGATCACAGGCAAAAAAGACTTTGCAAACAGCTCTGAATAGGACGCTGAACACCAACGTGGCCAAAAACATCTTGTTTTTCCTTGGGGATG GTATGGGCATCACAACCTACACAGCTGCTCGTATCCTCAAGGGACAACTGCAGAACAACACAGGAGAGGAGACCGTGATGACTATGGACACCTTCCCCCATGTGGGCTTGGCTAAg ACCTACAGTGTGGACTTCCAGATTGCAGATAGTGCTGCCACAGCCACTGCTTATCTGTGTGGGGTAAAAACCAACTTGAACACAATCGGCGTCAGCGCAGCAGCTCGAAATGGCATTTGTAAGAGTCAGAAGGGAAATGAAGTCACATCCATCCTGAAGTGGGCCAAAGATGCAG GCAAGTCTGTCGGTATTGTGACAACAACCCGCGTGCAACATGCAACTCCAGCCACCAGCTATGCCCATAGTGCCAGCAGAAAATGGTACTGTGATGCTGACATGCCTGCCTCCGCCAAGAAAGATGGCTGCGCTGACATTGCGTCTCAGCTGCTCAACAACACAGACATAGAT GTGATCATTGGCGGTGGGAGAAAGTACATGACTCCCAGGGGTACCAAGGATCCAGAATATCCCAGAGACTACTCATCCAGGGGTAAAAGACAAGACAAACGCAACCTCATCAGTGAATGGCTGAACCAGAAAACGGGCAAG GTTGCCCATTATGTGTGGAATAAAACTGATTTTGATGCTGTTGATCCAGGAACCACAGATTACCTAATGG CTCTGTTTGAACCGGGTGATCTGCGATACGAAGCTGAAAGGGATCCCAACATGGACCCATCCATTATCGAGACCACAGAAAAAGCCATCCGCATTCTCAGGAAAAACCCTAGAggcttctttcttttagtggaag GTGGCCGCATTGACCAAGCCCATCACGATGGCCGAGCATACATGGCGCTTCATGAGGCGGTTGCGTTGGACTCAGCTATTGCCAAGGGCCTTGAACTCACTAACGAGGAGGAAACGCTCACTATCGTGATGGCTGACCATTCCCATCCGTTTACCTTCAACGGATATCCCTTTCGAGGGCAAAGTATTCTGG GGAAATCTCCACTGTGGGCCAAAGATATGTTGCCGTACACCACACTGATGTATGGAAATGGACCCGGACACAAAACCACTAATGGGACACGGCCCGACATCCGCAATGTCAACACAA AAACTAAAGAGTACATCCAGCTGTCAGCAGTTCCTACAGCCTCGGCCACCCACAGTGGAGAGGATGTCGCCGTGCTGGCCCGTGGACCCATGGCTCACCTCTTCCATGGCGTCCAGGAGCAGAATTACATTGCCCACGCTATGGCTTATGCCGCATGTGTGGGGGCAGACCAGCGGCACTGTCGAGGGCAAACCACTCCGGCTTTGGTTCACACTACCTTTAATAACAATTATAACAGTGCTGGGGGAGCACAAAGCTCAGTGGCATTGATAAGTGGCCTCCTTGGTGCAACTCTGCTGGCCCTTAATGAGCTGATCTAA